One genomic window of Holophagales bacterium includes the following:
- a CDS encoding winged helix-turn-helix domain-containing protein gives MSQRTSDVPLKAGPTLRFGDVTFDPGRRLVLRGPSPVHLEPRAYRLLELLLSCRPKALSKAEILEAVWPDAFVTEGSLSALVKDLRKALGEDARSPTYVRTVFGYGYAFEGTVHEVAPTSPSSERHVLVWGGNEIRLAEGPNLVGREPPAAIVIAHPSVSREHARIEVAGERALLEDLGSKNGTWRGETRICGKISLADGDELRIGAVRLTYRGPASCRPGETATYG, from the coding sequence ATGTCCCAGCGGACTTCTGACGTTCCTCTGAAGGCGGGGCCGACGCTGCGCTTCGGCGACGTCACGTTCGACCCGGGGCGCCGCCTCGTCCTGCGCGGCCCGAGCCCGGTCCACCTGGAGCCCCGCGCCTACCGCCTCCTCGAGCTCCTCCTCTCCTGCCGGCCGAAGGCGCTCTCGAAGGCCGAGATCCTCGAGGCCGTCTGGCCCGACGCGTTCGTGACGGAAGGGAGCCTCAGCGCCCTCGTGAAGGACCTCAGGAAGGCGCTCGGCGAGGACGCGCGCTCACCGACGTACGTCCGGACGGTCTTCGGCTACGGCTACGCCTTCGAGGGGACCGTGCACGAGGTCGCGCCGACGTCGCCGTCGTCGGAGCGGCACGTCCTCGTCTGGGGCGGGAACGAGATCCGTCTCGCCGAAGGGCCGAACCTGGTCGGGCGGGAGCCTCCGGCCGCGATCGTGATCGCCCACCCGTCGGTCTCGCGCGAGCACGCGAGGATCGAGGTCGCCGGGGAACGCGCCCTTCTCGAGGACCTCGGGAGCAAGAACGGGACGTGGCGCGGCGAGACGCGGATCTGCGGAAAGATCTCCCTCGCGGACGGAGACGAGCTGAGGATCGGCGCCGTCCGCCTGACCTACCGGGGCCCGGCGTCCTGCCGTCCGGGCGAAACGGCCACGTACGGCTGA